The following are from one region of the Shinella sp. PSBB067 genome:
- a CDS encoding BON domain-containing protein, with amino-acid sequence MVFKEGTFKGEVPEHFDGPHPAWLEAAVADALSVAGDVDASDITVTCKGTRIVLSGSIGSAEEAERAVTIAASVKEVSEVDNRLSWL; translated from the coding sequence ATGGTCTTCAAGGAAGGAACCTTCAAGGGCGAGGTGCCCGAGCATTTCGACGGGCCTCATCCGGCCTGGCTCGAGGCCGCGGTCGCCGATGCGCTTTCGGTGGCGGGCGACGTGGACGCCTCTGATATCACCGTGACCTGCAAGGGAACGCGCATCGTGCTCTCGGGCAGTATCGGCTCCGCCGAGGAGGCCGAGCGCGCGGTGACCATCGCCGCTTCGGTCAAGGAGGTCAGCGAGGTCGACAACCGGCTTTCCTGGCTCTGA
- a CDS encoding GNAT family N-acetyltransferase: MTDSHGFDHAIAAGRAQAAIPPAAPLAQPPADQCIAVGRPGRSLALYPATAGYELQQELDFLSNRVMEPNVFFTGRFLAPAMPRLEDRTVRLSVIRDEGEGRSRLRFLMPFSIEKPGFSIGASILRVWSNPFGPLGTPLVDAEGAAETLDNLLEALAAPGIGLPPILVLPDLRLNGAFAQLMRAVAIGRNLPLTVTDTHSRPMLESLLDGQTYLQKAISPEHFRELRRQWRRLDRLGELSYNVARQPAEIRLRMEEFLLLEAAGWKGRGRTAMINDRYRAAFAREAITNLAETDGVRIHTLDLDGRAIASMVVFLTGGEAYTWKTAYNEDYARYSPGKLLLAELTEWHLDDANIVRSDSCAVPDHPVMSRFWEEREDMGTLVIGLQQNRDRDVRQVATQLHLYRNTRNVARLLREKIRSLARR, translated from the coding sequence ATGACCGATAGCCACGGCTTCGACCACGCGATTGCGGCCGGCCGTGCCCAGGCCGCCATCCCGCCGGCCGCCCCGCTCGCGCAGCCGCCGGCCGACCAGTGCATTGCCGTCGGCCGCCCGGGTCGCTCGCTGGCGCTCTATCCGGCAACGGCGGGCTACGAGCTCCAGCAGGAACTGGACTTCCTGTCGAACCGCGTCATGGAGCCGAACGTCTTCTTCACCGGCCGCTTCCTTGCCCCCGCCATGCCGCGGCTCGAGGATCGCACCGTGCGCCTCTCCGTCATCCGCGACGAGGGCGAAGGTCGCAGCCGCCTGCGGTTCCTGATGCCCTTCTCCATCGAGAAGCCGGGTTTTTCCATCGGCGCCAGCATCCTGCGCGTCTGGTCGAACCCCTTCGGCCCTCTCGGCACGCCCCTCGTCGATGCCGAGGGGGCGGCCGAGACGCTCGACAACCTCCTGGAGGCGCTTGCCGCGCCCGGCATCGGCCTGCCGCCGATCCTGGTCCTGCCCGACCTTCGCCTCAACGGCGCCTTCGCGCAATTGATGCGCGCCGTCGCGATCGGCAGGAACCTGCCGCTCACGGTGACCGATACCCATAGCCGGCCCATGCTGGAAAGCCTGCTCGACGGCCAGACCTATCTGCAGAAGGCCATCTCGCCGGAGCATTTCCGCGAGCTGCGCCGGCAATGGCGCAGGCTCGACCGGCTTGGCGAGCTCAGCTACAACGTCGCGCGCCAGCCGGCCGAAATCCGCCTTCGCATGGAGGAGTTCCTGCTGCTGGAGGCCGCCGGCTGGAAGGGCCGCGGTCGCACGGCGATGATCAACGATCGCTACCGCGCCGCCTTCGCCCGCGAGGCGATCACCAACCTTGCGGAAACGGACGGCGTGCGCATCCACACGCTCGACCTCGACGGGCGCGCCATCGCCTCCATGGTCGTGTTCCTGACGGGTGGCGAGGCCTACACCTGGAAGACCGCCTATAACGAGGATTACGCGCGCTATTCGCCCGGCAAGCTGCTTCTGGCCGAACTCACCGAATGGCACCTCGACGACGCCAATATCGTGCGCTCGGATTCCTGCGCGGTGCCCGACCATCCGGTCATGAGCCGGTTCTGGGAGGAGCGCGAGGACATGGGCACGCTCGTCATCGGCCTGCAGCAGAACCGCGACCGCGACGTGCGGCAGGTCGCCACGCAGCTCCACCTTTATCGCAACACCCGCAACGTGGCGCGGCTCCTGCGCGAGAAGATCAGGTCGCTGGCGCGGCGCTAG
- the hisD gene encoding histidinol dehydrogenase, translating to MSETPISIHKLCDLDEAQRKSLLQRTENDLSAFMEKVIPIIDAVRRDGDKALADFANRFDKAPIAADQIRATPGEFAAARASIDRELIETLEFAAKNIRHFHERQMPETLALHETHPGVLVGDRWNAIDSVACYVPRGKGSFPSSVLMTAIPAKVAGVKKVVVITPPGPDGTVDPATLVAAEIAGVADVFKCGGAQGIAAVAFGTQTVPKCDKVVGPGSPWVVAAKKQLSSVIDPGSPAGPSELIVFSDGTVPPELVALDLCVESEHGPDSSVFFVTDSEDFAHAVASRIPAFWSQMGDVRAQYSKTVLSGPRGGIVVTRTKEEAFAFVNDYAPEHLAVLADNAWQYLTRFEHAGEILLGPHSAISIANFVLGPSHVLPTGAAAKTMSPLAVFDFLKRTSIASLSEAAYESFAGHAERLARYEGFDGHANAVSSIRDKVLHAAARTA from the coding sequence ATGTCCGAGACCCCCATTTCGATCCACAAGCTCTGCGACCTGGACGAGGCCCAGCGCAAAAGCCTGCTGCAACGCACGGAAAACGATCTGAGCGCCTTCATGGAGAAGGTGATCCCGATCATCGACGCCGTCCGGCGCGATGGCGACAAGGCGCTTGCCGACTTTGCGAACAGGTTCGACAAGGCCCCGATCGCCGCGGACCAAATTCGTGCGACGCCCGGGGAATTCGCCGCCGCCCGTGCATCTATCGACCGCGAGCTGATCGAAACGCTCGAATTCGCCGCGAAAAACATCCGTCACTTCCATGAAAGGCAGATGCCGGAAACGCTGGCCCTGCACGAGACGCATCCCGGCGTCCTCGTCGGCGACCGCTGGAACGCGATCGACTCCGTTGCCTGCTATGTCCCGCGCGGCAAGGGCTCCTTCCCGAGCTCCGTCCTGATGACCGCGATTCCCGCGAAGGTGGCAGGCGTGAAGAAGGTCGTCGTCATCACACCGCCCGGCCCCGACGGAACCGTCGATCCGGCGACCCTGGTCGCTGCCGAGATCGCCGGGGTAGCAGACGTCTTCAAATGCGGCGGGGCGCAAGGCATCGCGGCCGTCGCGTTCGGGACGCAGACGGTTCCCAAATGCGACAAGGTCGTCGGCCCCGGCAGCCCATGGGTGGTGGCGGCAAAAAAGCAGCTTTCGTCCGTCATCGATCCCGGCAGCCCGGCCGGTCCGAGCGAGTTGATCGTCTTCTCGGACGGCACCGTCCCGCCGGAGCTGGTCGCCCTGGATCTGTGCGTGGAATCCGAGCACGGTCCCGACTCGTCGGTGTTCTTCGTCACCGACAGCGAGGACTTCGCACATGCCGTTGCTTCCCGCATACCCGCCTTCTGGTCACAGATGGGGGACGTCCGGGCGCAATATTCCAAAACCGTCCTTTCCGGCCCGAGAGGCGGGATCGTCGTTACCCGCACGAAGGAGGAAGCCTTCGCCTTCGTCAACGACTACGCTCCGGAACACCTCGCGGTCCTCGCCGACAATGCCTGGCAATACCTCACCCGCTTTGAACATGCAGGCGAGATTCTCCTTGGCCCGCATTCGGCGATCAGCATCGCCAACTTCGTGCTCGGACCGAGCCATGTCCTGCCGACGGGAGCGGCCGCGAAAACGATGTCTCCCCTGGCAGTCTTCGATTTCCTGAAGCGCACGTCGATCGCGTCCCTTTCCGAGGCGGCCTACGAAAGCTTTGCCGGCCATGCGGAGCGCCTCGCGCGGTATGAGGGCTTCGATGGCCATGCCAACGCGGTCTCGTCAATCCGGGACAAGGTTCTCCACGCGGCCGCGCGCACTGCCTGA
- a CDS encoding AMP-binding protein yields MLAARPTYDALYRDFRWQIPERFNIGVAVSNAWAAREPGRVCLQHFLPDAPPLSMTYGELAARSDAFAAALAAEGVRAGDRVAILLPQGFETVVTHVAIYKLGAIALPLALLFGADALLYRLRNAGARAIVTNRFGLDRLAPIRSDLPTLELVVTTEPGADPAARSFQDLVSRHAGPFAPVDSGPDDPAMMIYTSGTTGPPKGALHGHRVLLGHVPGFQMHHEFLPQPGDRIWTPSDWAWAGGLLNVLLPALLLGVPVVSSPGQKFDPDMAYRIMQDMDVRNAFIPPTALRLMKTVADPRGTYRLNLRTIGSAGESLGRETWEWVRDTLGITINEFYGQTECNIVLGSIGKIGVSRPGPIGKPVPGHVVAIVDTDGREVPRGTVGQVAVRRPDPVMFLGYWQDEKATAAKFVGDWLMTGDLGRMDEEGYVTFFGRDDDVITSSGYRIGPSEIEDCLAGHPAVQLAAAVGKPDPVRTEIVKAYVVLRPGQAPSPALAADIREWVKSRLSMHEYPREVDFVDSLPLTTSGKVIRHLLRKRAAEEAAHAA; encoded by the coding sequence ATGCTCGCTGCACGACCGACCTATGATGCCCTGTACCGGGATTTCCGCTGGCAGATCCCCGAACGGTTCAACATCGGCGTTGCCGTCTCCAACGCCTGGGCGGCGCGCGAGCCGGGCCGCGTCTGTCTCCAGCATTTCCTGCCGGATGCGCCGCCGCTCTCCATGACCTATGGCGAGCTCGCCGCCCGCTCCGACGCCTTCGCCGCGGCACTGGCGGCGGAGGGCGTGCGCGCGGGCGACCGCGTCGCTATCCTGCTGCCGCAGGGCTTCGAGACGGTCGTCACGCATGTCGCCATCTACAAGCTCGGCGCCATCGCCCTGCCGCTCGCCCTGCTCTTCGGCGCGGATGCCCTGCTCTACCGGCTGAGGAATGCCGGGGCGAGGGCGATCGTCACGAACCGCTTCGGCCTGGACCGCCTCGCCCCGATCCGCAGCGATCTTCCGACGCTGGAGCTGGTGGTGACGACCGAGCCCGGTGCGGACCCCGCCGCCCGATCGTTCCAGGACCTGGTTTCCCGCCACGCCGGTCCCTTCGCCCCCGTGGACAGCGGGCCGGACGATCCGGCCATGATGATCTACACCTCGGGCACCACCGGTCCGCCGAAGGGCGCGCTGCATGGGCATCGCGTGCTGCTCGGCCATGTGCCCGGCTTCCAGATGCATCACGAGTTCCTGCCGCAGCCCGGCGACCGCATCTGGACCCCGTCCGACTGGGCCTGGGCGGGCGGGCTCCTCAACGTGCTGCTGCCGGCGCTGCTGCTCGGCGTGCCGGTCGTCTCCTCGCCCGGCCAGAAATTCGATCCCGACATGGCCTACCGCATCATGCAGGACATGGACGTGCGCAACGCCTTCATCCCGCCGACGGCGCTGCGGCTGATGAAGACGGTCGCCGATCCGCGCGGGACATACCGGCTCAACCTGCGCACCATCGGTTCGGCCGGCGAATCGCTCGGCCGCGAGACCTGGGAATGGGTGCGCGACACGCTCGGCATCACCATCAACGAGTTCTACGGCCAGACCGAGTGCAACATCGTGCTCGGCTCGATCGGCAAGATCGGCGTGTCGCGGCCGGGGCCGATCGGCAAGCCCGTGCCGGGCCATGTGGTCGCGATCGTCGATACGGATGGCCGGGAGGTACCGCGCGGCACCGTCGGCCAGGTCGCCGTCAGGCGGCCCGACCCCGTGATGTTCCTCGGCTACTGGCAGGACGAGAAGGCGACGGCGGCGAAATTCGTCGGCGACTGGCTGATGACCGGCGATCTCGGCCGCATGGACGAGGAGGGCTACGTCACCTTCTTCGGCCGCGACGACGACGTCATCACCTCCTCCGGCTACCGCATCGGCCCGAGCGAGATCGAGGACTGCCTTGCCGGCCACCCCGCCGTGCAGCTCGCCGCCGCCGTCGGCAAGCCGGACCCGGTGCGCACGGAAATCGTCAAGGCCTATGTGGTGCTGCGCCCCGGCCAGGCGCCCTCGCCGGCGCTGGCGGCCGACATACGCGAATGGGTGAAGTCACGGCTTTCCATGCACGAATATCCGCGGGAGGTCGATTTCGTGGATTCCCTGCCGCTGACCACGTCCGGCAAGGTCATCCGCCACCTCCTGCGCAAGCGCGCGGCCGAAGAGGCCGCACACGCGGCATAG
- a CDS encoding peptidylprolyl isomerase, translated as MFKYSKLATVALIAIVAAGGSVRAQDAAADPVVAKVGAVEIHESELKLGMAGLDPQLANLPEDQKRVAALSSIIDVKLLAADADKEGLQDTDDFKQRLAFLTDRELHNAYFKKHVVDAVTPEEVKARYDKEVAAIEPQDEIRARHILVKTEEEAKAVIKDLDAGKDFVEIAKEKSTDPNKSEGGDLGYFAKGRMVPEFEAAAFALEKGAYSKEPVKTQFGYHVIKVEDKRKQQPPALDQVEPQVRQLVMRDKYLELLEKAKAAAPVDIQDAALKTAYDAVNKPAAEGEGEEAAPATEGQQ; from the coding sequence ATGTTCAAGTACAGCAAGCTCGCAACGGTCGCACTCATCGCGATTGTCGCTGCCGGCGGCAGCGTCCGTGCGCAGGATGCGGCAGCCGATCCGGTCGTCGCCAAGGTCGGCGCCGTCGAGATCCACGAATCGGAACTCAAGCTCGGCATGGCCGGCCTCGACCCGCAGCTCGCCAACCTGCCGGAGGACCAGAAGCGCGTCGCCGCCCTTTCCTCGATCATCGACGTCAAGCTGCTCGCCGCCGACGCGGACAAGGAAGGCCTGCAGGACACCGACGACTTCAAGCAGCGCCTCGCCTTCCTCACCGATCGCGAGCTGCACAACGCCTATTTCAAGAAGCATGTCGTCGATGCCGTCACGCCGGAAGAGGTGAAGGCGCGCTACGACAAGGAAGTCGCCGCCATCGAGCCGCAGGACGAGATCCGCGCGCGCCACATCCTCGTCAAGACCGAGGAAGAGGCCAAGGCCGTCATCAAGGACCTCGACGCCGGCAAGGACTTCGTCGAGATCGCCAAGGAAAAGTCGACCGACCCGAACAAGTCGGAAGGCGGCGACCTCGGCTATTTCGCCAAGGGCCGCATGGTCCCGGAATTCGAAGCGGCCGCCTTCGCGCTGGAAAAGGGCGCCTATTCCAAGGAGCCGGTGAAGACGCAGTTCGGCTACCACGTCATCAAGGTCGAGGACAAGCGCAAGCAGCAGCCCCCGGCGCTGGACCAGGTCGAACCGCAGGTTCGCCAGCTCGTCATGCGCGACAAGTATCTGGAGCTTCTCGAAAAGGCCAAGGCCGCAGCGCCCGTCGACATCCAGGACGCCGCGCTGAAGACCGCCTATGACGCGGTCAACAAGCCGGCGGCGGAAGGCGAGGGCGAGGAAGCAGCCCCCGCGACCGAAGGCCAGCAGTAA
- the secA gene encoding preprotein translocase subunit SecA: MVSLGGIARKLFGSSNDRRVRSYKTRVDAINALEPEMKALSDEALRAKTVEFREQLAAGKTLDDLLVPAFAVAREAAFRVLGLRPFDVQLIGGMILHEKSIAEMKTGEGKTLVATLPVYLNALAGKGVHVVTVNDYLATRDSAQMGRIYGFLGLSTGVIVHGLDDDQRRAAYASDITYATNNELGFDYLRDNMKYERGQMVQRGHFFAIVDEVDSILVDEARTPLIISGPLDDRSDLYTTIDAFIPMLDEADYEIDEKQRSANFSEVGTEKLENLLRQAGLLKGESLYDVENVAIVHHINNALKAHKLFARDKDYIVRNDEIVIIDEFTGRMMPGRRYSEGQHQALEAKEKVTIQPENQTLASITFQNYFRMYSKLGGMTGTASTEAEEFGNIYGLEVVEVPTNLPIQRLDEDDEVYRTAEEKYKAIIEEIKASREKGQPVLVGTTSIEKSELLAELLKKSGFKDFQVLNARYHEQEAYIVSQAGVPGAVTIATNMAGRGTDIQLGGNVDMRLERELAEMEPGPERDAKREAIVAEVRQLKEKALAAGGLYVLATERHESRRIDNQLRGRSGRQGDPGRSKFFLSLQDDLMRIFGSERMDSMLQKLGLKEGEAIVHPWINKALERAQKKVEARNFDIRKNLLKYDDVLNDQRKVIFEQRIELMDGDNLSEIVGDMRQEVVENLVRLHIPENAYAEQWDVAGLKQGVLDQLNLDLPIEAWAAEEGIDEKDILERLKAAADEAARDRAERFGPEIMAYVERSVLLQTLDHLWREHIVNLDHLRSVIGFRGYAQRDPLQEYKAEAFELFQALLANLRQTVTAQLMRVELVRQAADAPVPAPPAMEGHHIDGTTGEDDFGEGNGFAATAVEPEDRDPNDPATWGRVARNEPCPCGSGKKYKHCHGAFEQV, translated from the coding sequence ATGGTCAGCCTCGGCGGCATCGCCCGCAAGTTGTTCGGCTCTTCCAACGATCGCCGCGTTCGTTCCTACAAGACCCGCGTCGACGCGATCAACGCGCTCGAGCCCGAGATGAAGGCGCTCTCCGACGAAGCGCTTCGCGCCAAGACCGTGGAATTCCGCGAGCAGCTCGCCGCCGGCAAGACGCTGGACGATCTCCTGGTGCCGGCCTTCGCCGTCGCCCGCGAGGCGGCCTTTCGCGTCCTCGGCCTTCGTCCCTTCGACGTCCAGCTCATCGGCGGCATGATCCTGCACGAGAAGTCGATCGCCGAGATGAAGACCGGCGAAGGCAAGACGCTGGTCGCCACGCTCCCCGTCTATCTCAACGCGCTCGCCGGAAAGGGCGTGCATGTCGTGACGGTCAACGACTACCTCGCCACCCGCGACAGCGCCCAGATGGGCCGGATCTACGGCTTCCTCGGCCTTTCGACCGGCGTCATCGTGCACGGCCTCGACGACGACCAGCGCCGCGCGGCCTATGCCTCGGACATTACCTACGCGACGAACAACGAGCTCGGCTTCGACTACCTGCGCGACAACATGAAGTATGAGCGCGGCCAGATGGTCCAGCGCGGCCACTTCTTCGCCATCGTCGACGAAGTGGACTCGATCCTCGTCGACGAGGCGCGCACGCCGCTGATCATTTCCGGCCCGCTCGACGACCGTTCCGACCTCTACACGACCATCGACGCCTTCATCCCCATGCTGGACGAGGCGGATTACGAGATCGACGAGAAGCAGCGCTCGGCCAATTTTTCCGAAGTCGGCACGGAGAAGCTGGAGAACCTGCTGCGCCAGGCCGGCCTTCTCAAGGGCGAGTCGCTCTACGACGTCGAGAACGTCGCCATCGTCCACCACATCAACAACGCGCTGAAGGCCCACAAGCTCTTCGCCCGCGACAAGGACTACATCGTCCGCAACGACGAGATCGTCATCATCGACGAGTTCACCGGCCGCATGATGCCGGGCCGCCGCTATTCGGAAGGCCAGCACCAGGCGCTCGAAGCCAAGGAAAAGGTCACGATCCAGCCGGAAAACCAGACGCTGGCCTCGATCACCTTCCAGAACTATTTCCGCATGTATTCCAAGCTCGGAGGCATGACGGGCACGGCCTCGACGGAAGCCGAGGAATTCGGCAACATCTACGGCCTCGAGGTCGTGGAAGTGCCGACCAACCTGCCGATCCAGCGCCTCGACGAGGACGACGAGGTCTACCGGACGGCGGAAGAGAAGTACAAGGCGATCATCGAAGAGATCAAGGCATCCCGCGAAAAGGGCCAGCCTGTCCTCGTCGGCACGACCTCGATCGAGAAGTCCGAGCTTCTGGCCGAACTGCTCAAGAAGTCCGGCTTCAAGGATTTCCAGGTCCTCAACGCCCGCTACCACGAGCAGGAAGCCTATATCGTCTCGCAGGCAGGCGTACCGGGTGCGGTCACCATCGCCACCAACATGGCCGGCCGCGGCACCGACATCCAGCTCGGCGGCAATGTCGACATGCGGCTGGAGCGCGAGCTCGCCGAGATGGAACCGGGTCCCGAGCGCGATGCCAAGCGCGAAGCGATCGTCGCCGAGGTCAGGCAGCTCAAGGAGAAGGCGCTCGCCGCCGGCGGCCTCTACGTGCTTGCCACCGAGCGCCATGAAAGCCGCCGCATCGACAACCAGCTTCGCGGCCGTTCGGGCCGCCAGGGCGACCCGGGCCGCTCGAAGTTCTTCCTGTCGCTGCAGGACGACCTGATGCGCATCTTCGGCTCCGAGCGCATGGACTCGATGCTCCAGAAGCTCGGCCTCAAGGAGGGCGAGGCGATCGTCCATCCCTGGATCAACAAGGCGCTGGAGCGCGCGCAGAAGAAGGTCGAAGCCCGCAACTTCGACATCCGCAAGAACCTCCTGAAATACGACGACGTGCTCAACGACCAGCGCAAGGTCATCTTCGAGCAGCGCATCGAGCTGATGGACGGCGACAACCTCTCCGAGATCGTCGGCGACATGCGCCAGGAAGTGGTCGAAAACCTCGTGCGCCTGCACATCCCGGAAAATGCCTATGCGGAGCAGTGGGACGTCGCGGGCCTCAAGCAGGGCGTTCTCGACCAGCTCAATCTCGACCTGCCGATCGAGGCCTGGGCGGCCGAGGAAGGCATCGACGAGAAGGACATCCTGGAGCGGCTGAAGGCGGCCGCCGACGAGGCCGCGCGCGATCGCGCGGAACGCTTCGGTCCCGAGATCATGGCCTATGTCGAGCGCTCGGTCCTGCTCCAGACGCTGGACCATCTGTGGCGCGAGCACATCGTCAACCTCGACCACCTGCGCTCGGTCATCGGCTTCCGCGGCTATGCCCAGCGCGATCCGCTGCAGGAATACAAGGCCGAGGCCTTCGAGCTGTTCCAGGCGCTGCTGGCGAACCTGCGCCAGACCGTCACCGCGCAGCTCATGCGCGTCGAGCTGGTGCGCCAGGCCGCCGATGCCCCGGTGCCGGCGCCGCCGGCCATGGAAGGCCATCATATCGACGGGACCACCGGCGAGGACGATTTCGGCGAGGGCAACGGTTTCGCGGCGACGGCCGTCGAGCCGGAAGACCGCGACCCGAACGATCCTGCGACCTGGGGCCGCGTTGCGCGCAACGAGCCGTGCCCCTGCGGTTCGGGCAAGAAATACAAGCATTGCCACGGCGCCTTCGAGCAGGTCTAG
- a CDS encoding lipopolysaccharide biosynthesis protein: MAVIQSAEKLLPAGLRGKAEPFLRAVASVLAGEDPRNLAQRMALITFAIRVVSAAIAFVSQIILARVMGEFEYGIFVFVWALVVICGDMSCLGLHTTVVRFLPDYAGRNAHAEIRGLTSTARTFAMLSSTMLAMLGFLVLWLFRESFAGYYVVPLFIGLFCMPMIALGDVLDGTARAHSWALVALSPTYIVRPLLILVFMVIAVRMGAPHTALTAMVAALAATYLTTVVQFFNIVWRLRKRYVAGPRKVETSLWIRAALPIFVIEGFGFLLTNSDVIVVGLFLDPESVAIYFAAAKTMALVHFVFFSVKAAAAPRFSALFSSGDRLALARFAGETVRWSFWPSLAVGLGVVASGHFLLSLFGPAFTAGHGLMAILLAGILAKALVGPGEVLLTMSGEQRLCAIVYAVAFAANIAFNVTLIPLFGVTGAAVATASAMVVEALLLHLAVRGKLSIILFAFANPVPANLVNGMDRHDR; this comes from the coding sequence ATGGCTGTCATCCAGTCGGCGGAGAAGTTGCTGCCTGCGGGCCTGCGTGGCAAGGCGGAGCCCTTTCTGCGCGCCGTTGCCTCCGTGCTGGCCGGCGAAGATCCGCGCAACCTCGCCCAGCGCATGGCGCTCATCACCTTCGCCATCCGCGTCGTCAGCGCCGCCATCGCCTTCGTCTCGCAGATCATCCTTGCGCGCGTGATGGGCGAGTTCGAATACGGCATCTTCGTCTTCGTCTGGGCGCTCGTGGTCATCTGCGGCGACATGTCCTGCCTCGGCCTCCATACGACCGTCGTGCGCTTCCTGCCGGACTATGCCGGGCGCAACGCGCATGCGGAAATCCGCGGCCTCACCTCGACGGCCCGCACCTTCGCCATGCTGTCCTCGACGATGCTGGCGATGCTGGGCTTCCTCGTCCTCTGGCTGTTCCGCGAGAGCTTCGCCGGCTATTATGTCGTGCCCCTCTTCATCGGCCTCTTCTGCATGCCGATGATCGCGCTCGGCGACGTGCTCGACGGGACGGCGCGCGCGCATAGCTGGGCGCTGGTGGCGCTCAGTCCCACCTACATCGTCCGGCCCCTGCTGATCCTCGTCTTCATGGTGATCGCCGTGCGGATGGGCGCGCCGCATACGGCGCTGACGGCGATGGTCGCCGCCCTTGCCGCCACCTATCTCACGACGGTCGTGCAGTTCTTCAACATCGTATGGCGGCTGCGCAAGCGCTATGTCGCCGGGCCGCGCAAGGTCGAGACCTCGCTCTGGATCAGGGCCGCGCTGCCGATCTTCGTCATCGAGGGCTTCGGTTTCCTGCTGACCAATTCCGACGTCATCGTCGTCGGCCTCTTTCTCGATCCCGAAAGCGTGGCGATCTATTTCGCGGCGGCCAAGACCATGGCGCTGGTGCATTTCGTGTTCTTCTCCGTGAAGGCCGCGGCGGCCCCGCGCTTTTCCGCCCTGTTCTCCTCCGGCGACCGCCTCGCGCTCGCGCGCTTTGCCGGCGAGACGGTGCGCTGGAGCTTCTGGCCGTCGCTGGCCGTCGGCCTCGGCGTCGTCGCGTCCGGCCATTTCCTCCTGTCGCTGTTCGGCCCGGCCTTCACGGCGGGCCACGGGCTGATGGCGATCCTGCTTGCCGGCATTCTCGCCAAGGCGCTCGTCGGTCCCGGCGAAGTGCTGCTCACCATGTCCGGCGAGCAGCGGCTGTGCGCCATCGTCTATGCCGTGGCCTTTGCGGCCAATATCGCCTTCAACGTCACCCTCATTCCGCTCTTCGGCGTCACCGGGGCGGCCGTCGCCACGGCCAGCGCCATGGTCGTCGAGGCGCTGCTGCTGCACCTTGCTGTGCGCGGAAAGCTCTCGATCATTCTCTTCGCCTTCGCCAATCCGGTGCCGGCGAACCTCGTCAACGGGATGGACCGCCATGACCGATAG
- a CDS encoding FAD-binding oxidoreductase produces MNSSVAIVGAGVIGTVTAIELDRLGYDVTLIDRDEPGSSGAASSGNGGWLCPASIIPVSVPSLLWRLPSFLFGRSAPLSGNLGFAIRNARHFARFVTSGLTLERVRHKAGALSTLLSDTVARHQALAKEAGLQHLIRSEGLLYTYGSEQAFRRDLRWWTLRRELGVNWTFLDGRALRAEEPGIERDCFGAVLVTDGGHCIDPAGYVRGLADHARRRGVHVIKADVTRLIHAGHRLAGLETSQGMLAFDAVVICGGAHSRALARQIGDDPPLLSERGYHVTLPPGERLRRPVMFDDALMVATPMIDGIRLAGQVEIAGPDSPPDWSRAQALLDLARRYFGALPGDIRQPGVSIWMGRRPAIADELPVIGRATNMENVHFAFGHGFTGLGAAPATAALAARSLQSVCAASPQASPFSPQRFPVRTSSPP; encoded by the coding sequence ATGAACAGTTCGGTCGCTATCGTCGGGGCGGGCGTGATCGGAACAGTCACCGCCATCGAACTCGACCGCCTCGGTTACGATGTCACGCTGATCGACCGGGACGAGCCGGGCAGCAGCGGGGCGGCAAGCTCCGGCAACGGGGGCTGGCTCTGCCCGGCCTCCATCATTCCTGTTTCCGTGCCTTCGCTGTTGTGGCGCCTGCCGTCGTTCCTCTTCGGAAGGTCGGCGCCCCTCAGCGGCAACCTTGGTTTTGCCATCCGCAACGCCCGCCATTTTGCACGTTTCGTGACCTCCGGGCTTACGCTCGAGCGGGTTCGTCACAAGGCGGGCGCCCTCTCCACCCTGCTTTCCGACACGGTCGCGCGGCACCAGGCCCTCGCGAAGGAGGCCGGCCTGCAACATCTGATCAGGTCGGAAGGCCTCCTCTACACCTACGGCAGCGAGCAGGCCTTTCGCCGCGACCTGCGCTGGTGGACCCTGCGACGCGAGCTCGGCGTGAACTGGACCTTCCTCGACGGCAGGGCGTTGCGTGCGGAAGAGCCGGGCATCGAGCGCGATTGTTTCGGCGCAGTCCTGGTCACCGACGGTGGCCATTGCATCGATCCCGCAGGTTACGTCAGGGGTCTTGCCGATCACGCCCGTCGACGCGGCGTCCATGTCATCAAGGCCGACGTCACGAGGCTGATCCACGCCGGCCACAGGCTTGCGGGGCTCGAAACGTCGCAGGGGATGCTCGCGTTCGATGCGGTCGTGATTTGCGGCGGTGCGCATTCGCGCGCCCTCGCGCGCCAGATCGGCGACGACCCGCCCCTTCTCAGCGAGCGGGGCTACCATGTCACGCTGCCGCCGGGCGAACGATTGAGGCGGCCCGTCATGTTCGATGACGCTTTGATGGTCGCAACCCCGATGATCGACGGCATCCGTCTGGCCGGCCAGGTCGAGATCGCCGGCCCGGACAGCCCGCCCGACTGGTCGCGCGCCCAGGCATTGCTCGATCTCGCCCGACGATACTTCGGCGCCCTGCCGGGCGACATCCGGCAGCCGGGCGTTTCCATCTGGATGGGCCGCCGGCCGGCCATCGCCGACGAGCTTCCCGTCATCGGACGCGCGACGAACATGGAGAACGTGCATTTCGCGTTCGGACACGGCTTTACGGGACTGGGCGCCGCGCCGGCCACCGCCGCGCTTGCGGCACGATCCCTGCAATCCGTTTGCGCGGCTTCACCGCAAGCCTCCCCCTTTTCCCCTCAACGCTTCCCGGTGCGCACGAGCAGCCCGCCTTAA